The following proteins come from a genomic window of Musa acuminata AAA Group cultivar baxijiao chromosome BXJ1-7, Cavendish_Baxijiao_AAA, whole genome shotgun sequence:
- the LOC135583476 gene encoding probable E3 ubiquitin-protein ligase RHC1A, producing MSLRPSAPRTCRLFWCYQCHRAVRIICSPAADVLCPRCYGRFLHEIDLPRPRLVVELTPVRPLRDHPLFPPPAWRRYAELDRVRQLDSDDGRRNPSGSWIVFRRTTDDRPVDPGPRRPLTPAPPRREEPSIPAAVRPADYYTGPNLNELINELTQNDRPGPPPAPAPAIEAMPTVSITEAHLTDGSQCPVCKEEFSLGEEAREMPCNHVYHSECIVPWLSMHNSCPVCRFQLPGAGNGGGQENRASGSSNTGSGRSRRQDRWNPFFQLWPFRESLHTGDYQYRGLEEHEDIFSSPGAFYSWWRSLFLL from the exons ATGTCTCTGCGCCCCTCGGCTCCCAGGACCTGCCGCCTCTTCTGGTGCTACCAGTGTCACCGCGCCGTCCGCATCATCTGCTCCCCGGCCGCCGACGTCCTCTGCCCCCGCTGCTACGGCCGCTTCCTGCACGAGATCGACTTGCCCCGCCCCCGCCTCGTTGTCGAGCTCACCCCCGTCCGCCCCCTCCGCGACCACCCTCTCTTCCCCCCGCCCGCATGGCGCCGCTACGCCGAGCTCGACCGTGTCCGGCAGCTGGACTCCGACGACGGCCGCCGCAACCCCTCCGGTTCTTGGATCGTCTTCAGGAGGACCACGGATGACCGCCCCGTCGACCCTGGCCCTCGGCGTCCCCTGACCCCCGCTCCTCCTCGCCGAGAAGAGCCGTCGATTCCTGCGGCGGTGCGCCCGGCTGACTACTACACCGGTCCTAATTTGAACGAGCTGATCAATGAGCTCACCCAGAACGACCGCCCGGGGCCACCGCCCGCGCCGGCTCCGGCTATCGAGGCAATGCCGACTGTCTCCATAACGGAGGCCCACCTGACCGACGGCTCGCAGTGCCCGGTCTGTAAGGAGGAGTTCAGCCTCGGCGAGGAAGCGAGGGAGATGCCCTGCAATCATGTTTACCATTCCGAATGCATCGTTCCATGGCTCAGCATGCACAATTCGTGCCCGGTATGCCGGTTTCAGCTGCCGGGTGCGGGGAACGGCGGCGGGCAGGAGAACAGAGCTAGTGGCAGCTCGAACACAGGCAGTGGTCGGAGCCGCCGACAGGACCGATGGAACCCCTTCTTCCAGCTGTGGCCCTTTCGAGAGTCTTTGCACACCGGGGACTACCAGTACCGGGGACTCGAGGAGCACGAAGACATTTTTAGTAGCCCTGGTG CCTTCTATTCATGGTGGCGCTCTTTATTTCTTCTCTAG